In one Pseudomonas sp. Bout1 genomic region, the following are encoded:
- a CDS encoding LacI family DNA-binding transcriptional regulator, producing the protein MTTFSAAQRSRVTMLDVAERAGVSKASVSRFIGDDRALLSDAIALRIEQAIDELGYRPNQMARGLKRGRTRLIGMLVADIRNPYSIAVMHGVETACRQHGYSLVVCNTDRDDEQERQHLAALRAYNIEGLIVNTLGHHRGLLLELQREIPLVLVDRKVEPLHSDLVGLDNPVAVRMAVEHLEQQGYRDLLLVSEAPDGTSSRLERLDSFKAEITNRPALTGAVLELDGELEQHLQKFLGKSGPKALFCANGIAALACTRALKNLGCDLFDDVGLIALDDLDWYPLVGNGITALAQPTEAIGASAFDCLLKRLRGDSQPPRTLDFLPQLIIRGSTRCP; encoded by the coding sequence GTGACTACTTTTTCCGCCGCCCAACGCAGCCGCGTGACCATGCTTGACGTCGCCGAGCGCGCCGGTGTGTCCAAGGCCAGCGTGTCGCGTTTTATCGGCGACGACCGCGCCCTACTCTCCGATGCCATCGCCCTGCGCATCGAACAGGCCATCGACGAACTGGGCTACCGCCCCAACCAGATGGCCCGCGGCCTGAAACGTGGGCGCACCCGCCTGATCGGCATGCTGGTGGCCGATATCCGCAACCCGTATTCGATTGCCGTGATGCACGGCGTGGAAACCGCCTGCCGCCAGCACGGCTACAGCCTGGTGGTGTGCAACACCGACCGCGATGACGAACAGGAGCGCCAGCACCTGGCGGCCCTGCGCGCCTACAACATCGAAGGCCTGATCGTGAACACCCTCGGCCATCACCGAGGCCTTTTGCTGGAACTGCAACGGGAAATTCCCCTGGTGCTGGTGGACCGCAAGGTCGAACCGCTGCACAGCGACCTGGTGGGGCTGGATAACCCGGTGGCCGTACGCATGGCCGTGGAGCACCTCGAACAGCAAGGCTACCGCGACCTGCTATTGGTCAGCGAAGCGCCCGATGGCACCAGCTCAAGGTTGGAACGGCTGGACAGTTTCAAGGCGGAGATTACCAACCGTCCGGCGTTGACCGGCGCCGTACTGGAGTTGGACGGCGAACTGGAACAGCATCTGCAAAAGTTTCTAGGCAAATCCGGCCCCAAGGCGTTGTTCTGCGCCAACGGAATCGCGGCACTGGCGTGTACCCGCGCATTGAAAAATCTAGGCTGCGACCTGTTTGATGACGTAGGCCTGATCGCCCTGGATGACCTCGACTGGTACCCGCTGGTGGGCAACGGCATCACCGCCCTCGCCCAGCCCACCGAGGCCATTGGCGCCAGTGCGTTTGACTGTTTACTCAAGCGCTTGCGCGGCGATAGCCAGCCCCCACGCACCCTGGACTTCTTGCCGCAACTGATCATTCGAGGCTCCACCAGGTGCCCGTAG
- a CDS encoding GNAT family N-acetyltransferase, with protein MDALPTLYTERLILRPLTLEDAEGVQRQFPHWEVVRYLNALVPWPYPEDGARNYLEHVALPAMARGEEWHWSIRLKSAPGALIGNVSLMDEVDNNRGFWLGPQWQGQGLMAEASAAVTAYWFEVLGRPVMRVPKATPNVASRRISERTGMRLVRTDEGQFVEGRFPRDIWEITREQWLQIRGE; from the coding sequence ATGGACGCCCTGCCTACGCTGTATACCGAACGCCTGATTCTGCGGCCGCTGACGCTGGAAGATGCCGAGGGCGTGCAGCGCCAGTTTCCCCATTGGGAAGTGGTGCGTTATCTGAATGCCCTGGTGCCTTGGCCTTACCCCGAAGATGGTGCGCGCAACTATCTTGAGCATGTTGCGCTGCCGGCGATGGCGCGCGGTGAGGAATGGCATTGGTCGATCCGCCTGAAAAGCGCGCCTGGGGCGTTGATTGGCAACGTCAGCCTGATGGATGAGGTGGATAACAACCGGGGATTCTGGCTGGGGCCGCAATGGCAGGGCCAGGGATTGATGGCCGAGGCCAGTGCGGCGGTGACGGCGTATTGGTTTGAGGTGCTGGGGCGACCCGTGATGCGGGTGCCCAAGGCGACGCCGAACGTGGCCTCACGCAGGATTTCCGAGCGTACGGGGATGCGGTTGGTCAGGACCGACGAGGGACAGTTTGTCGAAGGTCGTTTCCCCAGGGATATTTGGGAGATTACCCGGGAGCAATGGCTGCAGATTCGGGGGGAGTGA
- a CDS encoding sugar kinase, with product MSEIDILSFGETMAMFVAEQTGDLAQVAQFHKRIAGADSNVAIGLSRLGFNVAWLSRVGADSLGRFVVDTLQNEGLDCRHVAVDPLHPTGFQLKSREEAGDDPQVEYFRRGSAASHLSVEAIKPELLQARHLHATGIPPALSDATRELSRELMTQMRAAGRSVSFDPNLRPSLWANEQRMISEINALACLADWVLPGLSEGRLLTGFEDPADIAAFYLDQGVEAVAIKLGPHGAYYRTQLDQGFVAAVPVAKVVDTVGAGDGFAVGMISALLENLSFSEAVQRGNWIGSRAVQSRGDMEGLPLREDLPAYCRSELAREGRQR from the coding sequence ATGTCTGAGATCGATATCCTGTCGTTTGGTGAAACCATGGCGATGTTTGTCGCCGAACAGACCGGCGACCTGGCCCAGGTTGCGCAGTTTCACAAGCGCATTGCCGGCGCCGACAGCAACGTCGCCATCGGCCTGTCACGCCTGGGTTTCAACGTGGCGTGGTTGAGCCGCGTAGGTGCCGATTCCCTCGGGCGCTTTGTGGTGGACACCCTGCAAAACGAAGGCCTGGACTGCCGGCATGTGGCGGTCGATCCGTTGCACCCCACGGGCTTTCAGCTCAAGTCCCGTGAAGAAGCCGGCGATGACCCGCAGGTGGAATACTTCCGCCGTGGCTCCGCGGCCAGCCATTTGTCGGTGGAGGCGATCAAGCCCGAGCTGTTGCAAGCCCGGCATCTGCACGCCACCGGCATTCCGCCGGCGCTGTCGGACGCCACGCGCGAGCTGTCGCGCGAGTTGATGACGCAAATGCGCGCAGCCGGGCGCAGCGTGTCCTTCGACCCGAACCTGCGCCCGTCCCTGTGGGCAAACGAGCAACGCATGATCAGCGAAATCAACGCCCTCGCCTGCCTGGCGGATTGGGTGCTGCCGGGCTTGAGCGAAGGCCGCTTGCTCACTGGCTTTGAAGACCCGGCCGACATCGCCGCGTTCTACCTGGACCAGGGCGTGGAAGCCGTGGCCATCAAGCTCGGCCCCCACGGCGCGTATTACCGCACCCAGCTGGACCAGGGGTTTGTCGCCGCCGTGCCGGTGGCCAAGGTGGTCGACACGGTGGGCGCAGGCGACGGGTTTGCCGTGGGCATGATCAGCGCGCTGCTGGAAAATTTAAGCTTCAGCGAGGCCGTGCAGCGCGGCAACTGGATCGGCAGCCGCGCGGTACAGAGCCGTGGCGACATGGAAGGCTTGCCGTTGCGTGAAGATCTCCCCGCCTACTGTAGGAGCGAGCTTGCTCGCGAAGGTCGTCAACGATGA
- a CDS encoding sugar phosphate isomerase/epimerase family protein encodes MHKYPVSISLSSYGADLVRQQGQLSFVEVLAAAGAQRIEWREELLTTEQPAELAQAAADHHLECVFSSPLELWVAGRSQPSAELAATLDRAQAFGARWLKVSLGYFTDTNDLDSLSALLNRHPVKLLVENDQTLHGGRIEPMQRFFNEVERLALPVKMTFDIGNWQWQDQSAITAARLLGRHVDYLHCKAVARRADGKLVALPPGAADLHLWEQLLGHMTQGITRAVEFPLQGDDLVHVTAQQVAALAVLGQPRVENAHV; translated from the coding sequence ATGCATAAATACCCCGTTTCCATCAGCCTTTCCAGCTACGGTGCCGACCTGGTCCGCCAGCAAGGCCAGTTGAGTTTCGTCGAGGTGCTGGCTGCCGCCGGCGCGCAACGCATCGAATGGCGTGAAGAGCTGCTGACCACCGAGCAGCCCGCTGAACTGGCCCAAGCCGCGGCGGATCACCACCTGGAATGCGTGTTTTCATCGCCCTTGGAACTCTGGGTTGCTGGCCGCTCCCAACCCAGCGCCGAACTCGCCGCCACCCTCGACCGCGCCCAGGCATTCGGCGCCCGCTGGCTGAAAGTATCCCTGGGCTATTTCACCGACACCAACGACCTGGACAGCTTGAGCGCCCTGCTCAACCGGCATCCGGTCAAGCTGCTGGTGGAAAACGACCAGACCCTGCACGGCGGGCGCATCGAGCCGATGCAGCGGTTTTTCAACGAAGTCGAACGCCTGGCCCTGCCGGTGAAGATGACCTTCGATATCGGCAACTGGCAATGGCAGGACCAATCCGCGATCACCGCCGCGCGCCTGCTGGGCCGGCATGTGGATTACCTGCACTGCAAGGCCGTGGCCCGCCGCGCCGACGGCAAGCTGGTGGCCCTGCCGCCGGGCGCTGCCGACCTGCATCTGTGGGAACAACTGCTGGGGCACATGACTCAAGGTATTACCCGGGCCGTGGAATTTCCGCTGCAAGGTGATGACCTGGTGCACGTCACCGCGCAGCAGGTTGCCGCCCTCGCCGTCCTCGGCCAGCCCCGCGTGGAGAACGCACATGTCTGA
- a CDS encoding methyl-accepting chemotaxis protein, whose translation MSLRNLNIAPRAFLGFAFIALLVVILGVFAVNRMTLIRQASVDMGANQLPSVGYLATMTENVLRLRILSFRVLVNREPAALQEAQTRMGVLVDKVKTAQAAYAVMPAGAEEEALYKTFVATLDNYLQAQSEMVALSQQNKVDEMRALINSRIKDGTDLMGEQLNKLIAINAADATQAGNEAGQSYRDAITGIIAVSVLAALMTVLLAWLLTRSIVTPLRKALEAAEVIAGGNLSKVITDDGKDEPARLLGALAAMQTNLRQTIQHIAGSATQLASAAEELSAVTEEASKGLQQQNNEIDQAATAVNEMTAAVEEVARNAVSTSEASGQSNQAAREGRDRVVETVGAIQTMTQDVQNTSVLIEGLATQGRDIGKVLDVIRAIAEQTNLLALNAAIEAARAGEAGRGFAVVADEVRALAHRTAQSTQEIEKMVAGIQSGTGEAVNSMQQSNQRTQSTLEMARAAGVALEQITQSISLINERNLVIASASEEQAQVSREVDRNLVNIRDLATQSAAGANQTSAASHELSRLAVDLNAMVARFVI comes from the coding sequence ATGTCCCTTCGTAACCTGAATATTGCACCTCGAGCTTTCCTTGGTTTTGCGTTCATTGCGTTGCTTGTGGTCATTTTGGGGGTGTTTGCGGTCAACCGCATGACCCTGATTCGCCAGGCATCGGTGGACATGGGCGCCAACCAACTGCCCAGCGTGGGGTATTTGGCGACCATGACCGAAAACGTCCTGCGCCTGCGCATCTTGTCGTTTCGCGTCTTGGTAAACCGCGAACCAGCGGCCCTGCAGGAAGCCCAGACCCGCATGGGCGTTCTGGTGGACAAGGTCAAGACTGCGCAAGCGGCGTATGCCGTCATGCCTGCCGGGGCTGAAGAGGAGGCGTTGTACAAGACGTTCGTCGCCACGCTCGATAATTACCTCCAGGCGCAGTCCGAGATGGTCGCCTTGTCCCAGCAGAACAAGGTCGATGAGATGCGAGCCTTGATCAACAGCCGCATCAAGGACGGTACCGACCTGATGGGCGAGCAGTTGAACAAACTGATCGCCATCAACGCGGCCGATGCCACCCAGGCCGGCAACGAGGCCGGGCAGAGCTACCGTGACGCGATCACGGGCATCATCGCGGTTTCGGTGCTTGCGGCCTTGATGACCGTGCTGCTGGCGTGGTTGTTGACCCGCAGCATCGTCACCCCGCTGCGCAAAGCCCTGGAGGCGGCCGAAGTCATCGCGGGCGGTAACTTGAGCAAAGTGATCACGGACGACGGCAAGGACGAGCCGGCCCGCCTGCTCGGCGCATTGGCCGCCATGCAAACCAACCTGCGCCAGACCATCCAGCACATCGCCGGTTCGGCCACGCAGCTTGCCTCGGCGGCGGAAGAACTCAGTGCCGTCACCGAGGAAGCCTCCAAAGGCCTGCAGCAGCAGAACAACGAAATCGACCAGGCCGCCACGGCGGTCAACGAAATGACCGCTGCGGTGGAAGAAGTGGCGCGCAATGCGGTGTCCACCTCCGAGGCGTCCGGCCAGTCCAACCAGGCCGCGCGGGAAGGGCGCGACCGGGTGGTGGAAACCGTCGGCGCGATCCAGACCATGACCCAGGATGTGCAAAACACCTCGGTATTGATCGAAGGCCTGGCCACTCAGGGCCGTGACATTGGCAAGGTACTGGATGTGATTCGCGCGATTGCCGAGCAGACCAACCTGCTGGCCCTTAACGCTGCGATTGAAGCGGCGCGCGCCGGTGAAGCCGGGCGGGGTTTTGCGGTGGTGGCGGATGAAGTACGCGCCCTGGCCCATCGCACGGCGCAGTCGACCCAGGAGATCGAAAAAATGGTCGCCGGCATCCAGAGCGGTACCGGCGAGGCGGTGAACTCGATGCAGCAGAGCAACCAGCGCACCCAAAGCACCCTGGAAATGGCGCGGGCTGCCGGTGTGGCCCTGGAGCAGATTACCCAGTCCATCAGCCTGATCAACGAACGCAACCTGGTGATCGCCAGCGCCTCGGAAGAGCAGGCCCAGGTGTCCCGCGAAGTGGACCGCAACCTGGTGAACATCCGCGACCTGGCGACCCAGTCGGCAGCGGGCGCCAACCAGACCAGCGCGGCCAGCCATGAACTGTCGCGCCTGGCGGTGGATTTGAACGCGATGGTAGCCAGGTTCGTCATCTAA
- a CDS encoding nucleobase:cation symporter-2 family protein, translating into MSDTQTPRPRYKSDLIYGLEDRPHFSAAIFAALQHVLASFVGIITPTLIVGGVLGLESEVPYLVSMALFVSGLGTFVQARKFGPVGSGLLCLQGTSFSFISVILSAGFMVKARGGGTDEILSTIFGICFFAAFIEVVLSQFIGKLRKLITPVVTGTIITLMGLSLIKVAVTDMAGGFGASDLGAAGNMGLAGLVLLTIVVLNRFNNPFLRLGSIVIGLTLGFVVAWWMGRVDLAALPQLPLISVPVPFKYGFSFDWVAFIPVAVIFLISPLEAAGDLTANSMISQQPVKGPLYIKRIKSGLLADGLNSVMAATFNSLPMVTFAQNNGVIQLTGVASRYVAYFIAGLLVLLGLFPMIGAVLQLMPKPVLGGATLIMFGTVAVAGIKILAEAGLHRRNVLIVAISLGMGLGVAAVPEVLRELPKALHNIFESPITVGAFCAIVLNIFLPEEFIELEEDEFDPEASTLKVMQDPDVTK; encoded by the coding sequence TTGTCTGACACTCAAACCCCTCGCCCCCGTTATAAATCCGACCTGATCTATGGCCTCGAAGACCGCCCGCACTTCAGCGCGGCGATCTTCGCCGCCCTGCAGCATGTGCTGGCCAGCTTTGTCGGGATCATCACGCCCACCCTGATTGTGGGCGGCGTGCTCGGCCTTGAAAGCGAAGTGCCGTACCTGGTGAGCATGGCGCTGTTCGTCTCGGGGCTGGGCACCTTTGTGCAGGCCCGCAAGTTCGGCCCGGTGGGTTCAGGCCTGCTGTGCCTGCAAGGCACCAGCTTTTCGTTTATCAGCGTAATCCTGAGCGCCGGCTTCATGGTCAAGGCCCGGGGCGGCGGCACCGACGAGATCCTGTCGACGATCTTCGGCATCTGCTTTTTCGCGGCGTTTATCGAAGTGGTCCTCAGCCAGTTCATCGGCAAGCTGCGCAAGCTGATCACGCCAGTGGTCACCGGCACCATCATTACGTTGATGGGCTTGTCGCTGATCAAGGTAGCCGTCACCGACATGGCCGGCGGTTTTGGCGCCAGCGACCTGGGCGCCGCCGGCAACATGGGCCTGGCGGGCCTGGTGTTGCTGACTATCGTAGTGCTCAACCGCTTCAACAACCCGTTCCTGCGCCTGGGTTCGATCGTGATCGGCCTGACCCTGGGCTTTGTGGTGGCCTGGTGGATGGGCCGCGTCGACCTGGCCGCCCTGCCCCAGTTGCCGTTGATCAGCGTGCCGGTGCCGTTCAAGTACGGTTTTTCGTTCGACTGGGTGGCATTTATCCCGGTGGCGGTGATCTTCCTGATTTCGCCGCTGGAAGCCGCTGGAGACCTGACGGCCAATTCGATGATTTCCCAACAACCGGTCAAGGGCCCGCTGTACATCAAGCGCATCAAGTCCGGCTTGCTGGCTGACGGCCTCAACTCGGTGATGGCGGCCACCTTCAACAGCCTGCCGATGGTGACCTTCGCCCAGAACAACGGCGTGATCCAGTTGACCGGCGTGGCCAGCCGCTACGTGGCGTATTTCATTGCCGGGCTGCTGGTGCTGCTGGGGCTGTTCCCGATGATCGGCGCGGTGCTGCAATTGATGCCCAAGCCGGTGTTGGGCGGCGCAACCCTGATCATGTTCGGCACCGTGGCGGTGGCCGGGATCAAGATCCTCGCCGAAGCCGGCCTGCACCGGCGCAACGTGCTGATCGTGGCGATCTCCCTGGGCATGGGCCTGGGCGTGGCGGCGGTCCCGGAAGTACTGCGCGAGCTGCCCAAGGCGCTGCACAACATCTTCGAGTCGCCGATCACCGTAGGTGCGTTCTGCGCTATCGTGCTGAACATCTTCCTGCCTGAAGAGTTCATAGAACTGGAAGAAGATGAATTTGATCCGGAAGCCTCCACGCTCAAGGTGATGCAGGACCCGGACGTCACGAAATAG
- a CDS encoding Ldh family oxidoreductase, translated as MSASPLDVESSSERLSYAQLTDLLRQVFVRHGTSAEVARVLAENCASAERDGAHSHGIFRIPGYVSTLASGWVNGKAVPVVEDVASGFVRVDAGNGFAQLALQAARPLLVQKARSAGIALLAIHNSHHFAALWPDVEPFAEEGLVALSVVNSMTCVVPHGADRPLFGTNPIAFAAPRADGLPIVFDLATSAIAHGDVQIAARKGERLPPGMGVDSLGQPTQDPKAILEGGALLPFGGHKGSALSMMVELLAAALTGGNFSFEFNWSDHPGARTPWTGQLLIVIDPSKTAGQNFAERSQELVRQMHAAGLRRLPGDRRHRTRAKSLAGGIEIETAELSRLRVLAQA; from the coding sequence ATGTCTGCATCGCCTTTGGATGTCGAGTCTTCATCAGAGCGACTCAGTTATGCGCAATTGACCGACCTGCTGCGCCAGGTGTTCGTGCGCCACGGTACTTCGGCCGAGGTCGCCCGGGTGCTGGCCGAGAACTGCGCCAGCGCCGAGCGCGACGGCGCCCACAGCCACGGCATATTCCGTATCCCAGGTTATGTCTCGACCCTGGCCAGTGGCTGGGTCAATGGCAAGGCCGTGCCGGTGGTCGAGGACGTGGCCAGCGGCTTTGTGCGGGTGGATGCCGGTAATGGCTTTGCCCAGCTCGCGCTGCAAGCCGCCCGCCCATTACTGGTACAAAAAGCCCGCAGCGCCGGGATTGCCTTGCTGGCGATCCATAACTCGCATCACTTCGCGGCGCTTTGGCCGGATGTCGAGCCCTTCGCCGAAGAAGGCCTGGTGGCCTTGAGCGTGGTCAATAGCATGACGTGCGTGGTGCCCCACGGCGCGGATCGCCCGCTGTTCGGCACCAACCCCATTGCCTTCGCCGCGCCCCGTGCCGATGGCCTGCCGATCGTGTTTGACCTGGCCACCAGTGCCATCGCCCATGGTGACGTGCAGATTGCCGCGCGCAAGGGCGAACGCCTGCCGCCGGGCATGGGCGTGGACAGCCTCGGCCAGCCGACCCAGGACCCCAAGGCCATTCTTGAAGGCGGTGCGCTGTTGCCCTTTGGCGGGCACAAGGGCTCCGCCCTGTCGATGATGGTCGAGCTGCTGGCGGCGGCTCTTACGGGCGGTAACTTTTCGTTCGAGTTCAACTGGTCCGATCACCCCGGCGCGCGCACGCCGTGGACCGGGCAGTTGCTGATCGTGATCGACCCGAGCAAGACTGCCGGGCAAAACTTCGCCGAACGCAGCCAGGAACTGGTGCGCCAGATGCATGCAGCAGGGTTGCGGCGGTTGCCGGGAGACCGGCGCCATCGCACACGGGCGAAGTCACTGGCAGGCGGAATTGAAATCGAGACGGCAGAATTAAGCCGGTTGCGGGTACTGGCACAGGCGTGA
- a CDS encoding MFS transporter, producing MEPLKLATRRWWYIMPIVFITYSLAYLDRANYGFAAASGMAEDLMITPGMSSLLGALFFLGYFFFQVPGAIYAQKRSVKKLIFVSLILWGGLATLTGMVSNAYMLVVIRFMLGVVEAAVMPAMLVYLCHWFTRAERSRANTFLILGNPVTMMWMSVVSGYLVQHFSWRWMFIIEGLPAVIWAFIWWKLADEKPADAKWLSAQHKKDLETALAEEQVGIKAVKNYAEAFRSPKVIILALQFFCWSIGVYGFVLWLPSILKAGLKMDMVEAGWLSALPYLAAVIGMLVVSWGSDKLQKRKRFVWPPLLIASIAFYASYALGAEHFWWSYTLLVIAGACMYAPYGPFFAIVPEILPANVAGGAMALINSMGALGSFGGSYLVGYLNSSTGSPGASYLLMSGALLVSVVLTIFLKPGASDRERAPLHSLELKVKT from the coding sequence ATGGAACCGTTGAAACTCGCCACCCGCCGTTGGTGGTACATCATGCCCATCGTGTTTATCACCTACAGCCTGGCGTACCTGGACCGCGCCAACTACGGCTTTGCCGCCGCCTCCGGGATGGCCGAAGACCTGATGATCACCCCGGGCATGTCGTCATTGCTCGGTGCGCTGTTCTTTCTCGGCTACTTTTTCTTTCAGGTGCCGGGCGCGATCTACGCGCAAAAACGCAGCGTGAAGAAGCTGATTTTTGTCAGCCTGATCCTCTGGGGCGGCCTGGCCACCCTGACCGGCATGGTGTCCAACGCCTACATGCTGGTCGTGATCCGCTTCATGCTCGGGGTGGTCGAAGCCGCCGTCATGCCGGCGATGCTCGTGTACCTGTGCCACTGGTTCACCCGTGCCGAACGCTCCCGGGCCAACACCTTCCTGATCCTCGGCAACCCCGTGACCATGATGTGGATGTCAGTGGTCTCGGGCTATCTGGTGCAGCATTTCAGCTGGCGCTGGATGTTTATCATCGAAGGTTTGCCAGCGGTGATCTGGGCGTTTATCTGGTGGAAGCTGGCGGATGAAAAACCCGCCGATGCCAAATGGTTGAGCGCCCAGCATAAAAAAGACCTGGAAACCGCCCTCGCCGAAGAACAGGTGGGCATCAAGGCGGTGAAGAATTACGCCGAGGCCTTCCGCTCGCCCAAGGTGATCATCCTGGCGCTGCAGTTTTTCTGCTGGAGCATCGGCGTGTACGGCTTTGTGTTGTGGCTGCCGTCGATCCTCAAGGCCGGCTTGAAAATGGACATGGTGGAGGCCGGCTGGCTGTCGGCGCTGCCGTATCTGGCGGCGGTGATCGGCATGCTGGTGGTGTCCTGGGGCTCGGACAAACTGCAAAAACGTAAACGCTTTGTGTGGCCACCGTTGTTGATCGCCTCCATCGCGTTTTATGCGTCCTACGCGTTGGGCGCCGAGCACTTCTGGTGGTCATACACCCTGCTGGTGATCGCCGGGGCCTGCATGTACGCGCCGTACGGGCCGTTTTTCGCGATTGTGCCGGAGATCCTCCCGGCCAACGTCGCCGGCGGCGCCATGGCGCTGATCAACAGCATGGGCGCCCTCGGCTCGTTCGGCGGCTCCTACCTGGTGGGTTACCTCAACAGCAGCACCGGTTCGCCCGGGGCCTCGTACCTGCTGATGAGCGGTGCGTTGCTGGTGTCGGTGGTGCTGACGATCTTTCTCAAGCCGGGCGCCAGTGACCGCGAGCGCGCCCCGCTGCATTCCCTTGAATTGAAGGTAAAGACCTGA
- a CDS encoding NAD(P)-dependent oxidoreductase, translated as MKKSVVLYKKLSAPLMARLHQQAEVTLIEALDESGLAKLREALPTAQGLLGASLRLDAKLLDLAPKLEAVASVSVGVDNYDIDYLTERGILLSNTPDVLTETTADTGFALILATARRVVELANLVRAGNWNQNIGPLHFGSDVHGKTLGIIGMGRIGEALAQRGHFGFGMPVIYHSHTPKPAVEQRFGAEYRSLPDLLQQADFVCLTLPLTAETEGLIGAEEFALMGPETIFINISRGKVVDEPALIEALQQRTIRAAGLDVFVREPLGHDSPLLRLSNVVATPHIGSATHETREAMATCAVDNLLAALAGEKPKNLVNPAAWKH; from the coding sequence ATGAAAAAGTCTGTCGTGCTCTACAAGAAACTCTCTGCGCCGCTGATGGCCCGTCTGCATCAGCAGGCCGAGGTCACGCTGATCGAGGCGCTGGATGAAAGCGGCCTGGCCAAACTGCGTGAGGCCTTGCCGACCGCCCAAGGGTTGCTCGGTGCCAGCTTGCGCCTGGATGCAAAATTGCTGGACCTGGCGCCGAAGCTTGAGGCCGTGGCGAGCGTGTCGGTGGGTGTCGACAACTACGATATCGACTACCTGACCGAGCGCGGCATCCTACTCAGCAACACCCCCGACGTACTGACCGAAACCACCGCCGATACCGGTTTTGCGCTGATCCTGGCCACCGCCCGGCGGGTAGTGGAGCTGGCCAATCTGGTGCGCGCCGGCAACTGGAACCAGAACATCGGCCCGCTGCATTTTGGCAGCGACGTACACGGCAAGACCCTGGGCATTATCGGCATGGGGCGCATTGGCGAAGCGTTGGCCCAGCGCGGGCATTTCGGTTTCGGCATGCCAGTGATCTACCACAGCCACACGCCAAAGCCTGCGGTGGAGCAACGCTTCGGTGCCGAATACCGCAGCCTGCCGGATCTGCTCCAGCAAGCCGATTTTGTGTGCCTGACCTTACCCTTGACCGCAGAAACCGAAGGTTTGATTGGCGCTGAAGAGTTCGCGCTGATGGGCCCGGAGACGATCTTTATCAACATCTCCCGGGGCAAGGTGGTGGACGAGCCGGCGCTGATCGAGGCGTTGCAACAGCGCACGATTCGCGCGGCGGGGCTGGATGTGTTTGTGCGCGAACCACTGGGGCATGATTCGCCGTTGTTGCGCTTGAGCAATGTGGTGGCGACACCGCATATCGGCTCGGCCACCCATGAGACACGAGAGGCGATGGCCACGTGCGCGGTGGACAACCTGCTGGCGGCGCTGGCCGGTGAAAAGCCGAAGAACCTGGTGAACCCAGCGGCCTGGAAACACTGA
- a CDS encoding DUF883 family protein translates to MARKSAAQAVEEQIKDQAFSELTALIEESDKLLKSSASLVGEEGETLREQVAIKLKQALDSVSNVRERSKPVVDATETYIGGHPWQTVAISAGFGLVVGLLLGRRN, encoded by the coding sequence ATGGCTCGCAAATCTGCCGCCCAAGCCGTCGAAGAACAAATCAAGGATCAAGCCTTCAGTGAACTCACGGCACTGATTGAAGAATCGGACAAGTTGCTCAAAAGCAGCGCGTCGCTGGTAGGGGAAGAAGGTGAAACCCTGCGCGAACAGGTCGCCATCAAGCTCAAGCAGGCCCTGGACTCGGTGTCCAACGTGCGCGAGCGTAGCAAGCCCGTGGTGGACGCCACCGAAACCTATATCGGTGGCCATCCGTGGCAGACCGTGGCGATTTCCGCCGGCTTTGGCCTGGTGGTCGGCCTGTTGCTGGGCCGTCGCAACTGA
- a CDS encoding LEA type 2 family protein has product MRKLMVLSLLLLTLSACALFPNRDPVNINVVGIEPLQSQDLEVRFAVKLRVQNPNETAIDYSGVALDLEVNGRPLASGVSDQGGSIPRFSEAVLTVPVSVSAFSVLRQTLGLSQTQSLNNLPYVLRGKLAGGLFGTMRFVDRGTLDLPNTATW; this is encoded by the coding sequence ATGCGCAAGCTCATGGTTTTGTCACTGCTGCTACTCACCCTGAGCGCGTGCGCGCTGTTCCCCAACCGCGACCCGGTGAACATCAACGTGGTGGGTATCGAACCGCTGCAGAGCCAGGACCTGGAGGTGCGTTTTGCGGTGAAGCTGCGGGTGCAGAACCCTAACGAAACCGCGATCGACTACAGCGGCGTGGCCCTGGACCTTGAGGTGAATGGCCGGCCACTGGCGTCTGGGGTCAGTGACCAGGGGGGTTCGATCCCGCGCTTTTCCGAGGCGGTGCTGACGGTGCCGGTGAGTGTCTCGGCGTTCTCCGTGCTGCGCCAGACGCTTGGTTTGAGCCAGACCCAAAGTTTGAATAACCTGCCTTACGTGTTGCGCGGGAAACTGGCGGGCGGCCTGTTTGGCACCATGCGCTTTGTGGATCGCGGCACGCTGGACTTACCCAACACTGCCACGTGGTGA